The following proteins are co-located in the Streptomyces sp. DT2A-34 genome:
- a CDS encoding MarR family winged helix-turn-helix transcriptional regulator, with protein MQNSEAMALSASLLAVAGELTQRIHDGVVARGFEGLRPAHGFAFARLAPDGATVTDLAAHLGVTKQAASQLVDEIVRKGYAERRPHPDDARARLIVLTGRGWACTRAAEEAAADAVRAWVEVLGEGEVRAMLGQLGRIAPYGPIRPAW; from the coding sequence GTGCAGAACTCAGAAGCCATGGCCCTGTCCGCCAGCCTGCTCGCCGTCGCCGGTGAGCTCACACAACGCATCCATGACGGTGTGGTCGCCCGGGGCTTCGAGGGGCTGCGGCCCGCCCACGGTTTCGCGTTCGCCCGGCTCGCCCCGGACGGTGCGACGGTCACCGACCTCGCCGCGCATCTCGGCGTGACCAAGCAGGCGGCGAGTCAGTTGGTCGACGAGATCGTGCGCAAGGGCTACGCCGAGCGTCGGCCGCATCCCGATGACGCGCGCGCCCGGCTGATCGTGCTGACCGGCCGGGGGTGGGCCTGCACCCGTGCGGCCGAGGAGGCTGCCGCGGATGCCGTGCGGGCTTGGGTCGAGGTGCTCGGTGAGGGTGAAGTGCGGGCGATGCTCGGGCAGTTGGGGCGAATCGCGCCCTATGGCCCCATCAGGCCTGCCTGGTGA
- a CDS encoding cupin domain-containing protein encodes MPVIRASEAVTHEIHGARFVSYATPRTGSKELCAWRGEIPAGTKAPAHTVNREEILHLLDGELLVTLDDHTDRITAGDTLVINPGATLTVENPTDRTAVTWVTTSIGLAAELADGTRITPPWAN; translated from the coding sequence GTGCCGGTCATCCGCGCATCCGAAGCCGTCACCCACGAAATCCACGGCGCCCGCTTCGTCTCGTACGCCACCCCCCGGACCGGCAGCAAGGAGCTGTGCGCCTGGCGCGGTGAGATCCCCGCAGGGACCAAGGCGCCCGCCCACACCGTCAACCGGGAGGAGATCCTGCACCTGCTCGACGGCGAGCTGCTGGTCACGCTCGACGACCACACCGACCGGATCACGGCGGGCGACACTCTGGTCATCAACCCCGGCGCGACCCTGACCGTGGAGAACCCGACCGACCGGACCGCCGTCACCTGGGTCACCACGTCCATCGGCCTGGCTGCGGAGCTGGCCGACGGGACGCGCATCACGCCGCCGTGGGCCAACTGA